One part of the Vicia villosa cultivar HV-30 ecotype Madison, WI unplaced genomic scaffold, Vvil1.0 ctg.000970F_1_1_3, whole genome shotgun sequence genome encodes these proteins:
- the LOC131632611 gene encoding uncharacterized protein LOC131632611: MGFDNECIINIQSLAGEYFCPVCRLLVFPNEALQSQCTHLYCKPCLTYVVSTTRACPYDGYLVTEADSKPLVETNKALAETIGKIAVHCLYHRSGCSWQGTLSECTSHCSGCTFGNSPVVCNRCGIQIVHSQVQEHAQTCSGVQGQVQQGGVAQDPSATSAFAVASTDQNQVAAPVAATASQPVTSQSVVATSAAGHVSNQLPNPASQTQALGQAAVQPTAEQWYQQQQYQQYYQQYPGQDPYQQQYQQYYPYQQSAVPQYQQAYVQPQPQTQPQPQSQPQAQPQAQGMSQPVSHVQTPAAPQSQNHMQVHQQPQQLQPAVQPHGQTGHPPGHGQAFPQPQSYPYSQVQPHSGQPQQNMQIPPYQLPHPQMQHPQPQNQQPVQKNPVPQPQVHPQMQSNAPVQHPSQPQMQSHLPMPPNVQAQGQNTMSHAVTGHHSYPQPMPHQNMPVGAPQSNMHLNPQSGQLQGQHPVQMQNQFPQQTPMMRPNQSHAMYPNQQLALLPSSVQGQSTPPLQPQPGYTPNQQTGQTNQRPILQPVQQILPQQPFAQHHTPMPSHLRPQGPVHSFPKHAYPQSKGNTTLSQNAVGRPSIPNHAGHVQPFVHSANTIPVRPGNQNMLVGTNNQVQSRVPEPIERQGDVTEQQTESASGKIGKNELKSENETSLKSTEVGSKQNSEDPHSVKTSGPNANALENGDTLNKNVGKGEASESTEVQHNSNEHSVVQGNEIQGGPPLKTEMKLSESDTDKLHSDDINTPRPPSGADNPAPAVSQTNGVHGPGIGEYRGMQSGGLVQPSHPGSFQQRSSAILMPHPTGPNQPLSAANSSTLLRNHGTAPALHSGQALNSMDNFQPTMFKQPHGSDVQFNIPGRSFQHQPHGPPAGPYNQVHEPPFHPGASNLSRSGGPQFGAPPHGDMHGGMTANFPPHAPEGFGVQDERFKSFQIPSQPNIDRREFEDDLKKFPRHPFDAEPGSKYGNHSLGLHEAGKRPIVFHDDAIKKPTSTLHPGHLGPGPGYGMHPMDGMAPRSPGSEYTDMPSRRFGPLSGGLISKSGIDDFEGRNASRFGDSVGNAFRDGRFPHPPSHLHRDEFDGFGNFRMGEHPRRGNFTGQDEFAGHFQRGEHLGPHKFPRHLRLEERIGFGDHPGHMRAFELSGSRSFESFTQGSRPGHPQLGEPGFRSSFSLTGFNNDAGFLTGDTRPFDNPRRRKAISTGWCRICKIDCETVEGLELHSQTREHQKMAMDVVKAIKQNAKKHKLIPSEQSSVEDGNKTRATGFEGHGNKH; the protein is encoded by the exons ATGGGGTTTGATAATGAGTGCATAATCAATATTCAATCTCTTGCTGGAGAGTATTTTTGTCCTGTTTGTCGTCTTCTCGTGTTTCCGAATGAAGCTTTGCAGTCACAATGCACTCATTTATATTGCAAGCCGTGTTTGACGTATGTTGTGAGTACTACCAGGGCTTGTCCTTATGATGGTTATTTGGTGACTGAGGCCGATTCCAAG CCTTTGGTAGAGACGAATAAGGCACTTGCTGAAACTATTGGGAAAATAGCAGTTCATTGCTTGTATCATAGGAGTGGATGCTCATGGCAAGGAACTTTGTCTGAGTGTACATCTCATTGTTCTGGATGTACTTTTGGCAACTCTCCTGTTGTTTGCAACAGGTGTGGGATTCAAATAGTGCACAGTCAAGTTCAAGAACATGCACAAACTTGTTCT GGTGTGCAAGGTCAGGTACAGCAGGGGGGCGTTGCTCAGGATCCTTCAGCTACCAGTGCTTTTGCTGTTGCATCCACTGATCAAAACCAGGTTGCGGCTCCAGTTGCAGCAACAGCTTCACAACCAGTGACTTCTCAATCAGTGGTTGCAACTAGTGCAGCTGGACATGTTTCAAATCAGCTACCCAACCCGGCATCTCAAACCCAAGCTTTAGGCCAAGCGGCTGTGCAGCCAACAGCAGAGCAATGGTATCAGCAGCAACAGTATCAACAATATTACCAGCAATACCCTGGACAAGATCCATACCAACAGCAGTATCAGCAGTATTACCCTTATCAACAGTCTGCTGTTCCACAATACCAACAGGCCTATGTCCAACCTCAGCCACAGACACAGCCTCAGCCCCAGTCGCAGCCTCAAGCACAGCCTCAGGCTCAAGGAATGTCTCAACCAGTTTCACATGTGCAGACTCCTGCAGCCCCACAATCTCAGAATCATATGCAAGTTCACCAACAACCTCAGCAGCTTCAACCTGCTGTACAGCCTCATGGGCAGACGGGTCACCCACCTGGCCACGGTCAAGCCTTCCCTCAGCCTCAGTCTTATCCATACTCCCAAGTTCAGCCTCATTCTGGGCAACCCCAACAAAATATGCAAATCCCTCCTTATCAGCTACCTCATCCTCAAATGCAGCATCCACAACCTCAAAATCAGCAACCAGTTCAGAAGAATCCTGTTCCTCAACCTCAAGTTCATCCACAAATGCAATCTAATGCTCCAGTTCAACATCCTTCTCAGCCTCAGATGCAATCTCACCTTCCCATGCCTCCTAATGTACAAGCTCAAGGGCAAAATACAATGTCACACGCAGTTACAGGTCATCACTCTTATCCCCAACCTATGCCTCATCAGAATATGCCAGTGGGAGCCCCTCAGTCTAACATGCACTTGAATCCTCAAAGTGGGCAGCTCCAGGGCCAGCATCCTGTCCAGATGCAGAATCAGTTTCCTCAGCAAACTCCAATGATGCGCCCAAACCAGTCTCATGCTATGTATCCTAACCAGCAGTTAGCTTTGTTGCCTTCATCTGTTCAAGGTCAAAGCACCCCTCCTCTGCAACCACAGCCAGGATACACTCCTAATCAACAAACTGGACAAACCAACCAACGTCCTATTTTGCAACCGGTTCAACAAATATTACCTCAGCAACCATTTGCACAACACCATACCCCCATGCCATCTCATCTTCGACCCCAAGGTCCAGTACATTCATTTCCCAAGCATGCTTATCCCCAGTCCAAGGGTAATACTACACTATCTCAAAATGCCGTTGGAAGGCCTTCAATTCCCAATCATGCAGGACATGTACAGCCATTTGTACACTCTGCCAATACAATTCCTGTAAGACCAGGGAATCAGAATATGTTGGTCGGGACCAATAATCAAGTGCAGTCAAGGGTCCCAGAACCAATTGAAAGACAAGGTGATGTCACAGAGCAACAGACTGAGTCTGCCTCTGGGAAAATTGGAAAAAATGAGTTGAAATCTGAAAATGAAACAAGTTTGAAATCCACTGAGGTTGGGAGTAAGCAAAACAGTGAAGATCCACACTCTGTGAAGACTTCAGGCCCAAATGCTAATGCATTAGAAAATGGTGATACATTGAATAAAAATGTTGGAAAGGGCGAGGCTTCTGAAAGCACAGAGGTTCAACATAATAGTAATGAGCATTCTGTTGTACAAGGCAATGAAATTCAAGGTGGACCTCCCCTGAAGACAGAGATGAAACTCTCTGAATCGGACACTGATAAACTGCACAGTGATGATATTAATACTCCAAGACCTCCTTCTGGTGCTGACAATCCTGCACCAGCTGTCTCTCAGACCAATGGTGTTCATGGACCTGGCATTGGTGAATATAGAGGGATGCAGTCTGGGGGCTTAGTTCAGCCATCTCATCCAGGTTCTTTCCAGCAGAGGTCTTCTGCAATTTTGATGCCACATCCAACAGGTCCAAATCAGCCTCTTTCTGCAGCAAACTCTTCAACTCTTCTCAGGAATCATGGAACTGCACCTGCACTTCATTCAGGACAGGCTTTAAACTCCATGGATAATTTTCAGCCAACCATGTTTAAGCAACCACATGGTTCTGATGTTCAGTTTAATATTCCAGGCCGCAGCTTTCAACATCAGCCTCACGGACCTCCAGCAGGACCATATAACCAAGTTCATGAACCACCCTTCCATCCTGGAGCTTCCAATTTGTCTCGAAGTGGAGGACCGCAGTTTGGTGCCCCACCACATGGAGATATGCACGGTGGAATGACAGCCAACTTTCCCCCACATGCTCCTGAAGGTTTTGGTGTGCAGGATGAAAGGTTCAAATCTTTCCAAATTCCTAGTCAACCAAATATTGACCGGAGAGAGTTTGAAGATGATCTCAAGAAATTCCCTAGGCATCCTTTTGATGCTGAACCAGGTTCTAAATATGGGAATCATTCATTAGGTCTACATGAAGCTGGAAAGAGACCAATTGTCTTTCATGATGATGCCATCAAGAAGCCAACTTCAACTCTTCATCCTGGTCATCTTGGACCAGGTCCTGGATATGGGATGCATCCTATGGATGGTATGGCTCCAAGAAGCCCCGGTAGTGAATACACGGATATGCCTTCCCGTAGATTTGGACCCCTCTCTGGTGGTCTTATTAGCAAGTCAGGTATAGATGATTTTGAAGGCAGAAATGCAAGTCGATTTGGTGATTCAGTTGGCAATGCATTCCGTGATGGTCGGTTTCCTCACCCCCCTAGCCATTTGCATAGAGATGAGTTTGACGGTTTTGGTAATTTTCGAATGGGCGAACATCCAAGGAGGGGTAATTTCACTGGTCAGGACGAATTTGCTGGCCATTTCCAAAGGGGTGAACATTTAGGTCCACATAAATTTCCTAGACATTTGCGGCTGGAGGAGCGTATTGGTTTTGGTGATCATCCCGGTCATATGCGAGCCTTTGAACTTAGTGGTTCTCGGAGTTTTGAATCTTTTACCCAAGGCAGCAGGCCAGGCCATCCACAGCTTGGTGAACCTGGGTTTAGGAGCAGCTTTTCCCTCACAGGATTTAACAATGATGCTGGAtttttaact ggagATACCCGGCCGTTTGATAATCCGAGAAGAAGAAAGGCTATAAGTACGGGGTGGTGCCGGATATGTAAAATTGACTGTGAAACAGTTGAAGGTTTGGAATTGCATTCTCAAACAAGGGAGCATCAGAAGATGGCCATGGATGTAGTTAAAGCAATCAAACAAAATGCGAAGAAACATAAATT AATACCCAGTGAACAATCCTCAGTTGAAGATGGAAATAAAACACGGGCTACTGGTTTTGAGGGTCATGGAAATAAGCATTAA